A DNA window from Pedomonas mirosovicensis contains the following coding sequences:
- a CDS encoding glycosyltransferase: MATLLMDAIAVYLAFFKQLLPLVAICIFLCNLDELVIDGLYLRLRLSEWLGRGHRQRLTAEDLVTPDAGWIAIFVPALREANVIGHMLRRALRTLDYPRYRILVGTYPDDPATQAAVRAVAAEDDRVICIVGDKPSKGSSKGANLNVLYDAMLALERAGHPPFKAVALHDAEDVVHRMELHVFNRFVPEKALVQLPVVPLAHTGIRWWGHTYLDEFAEAHARDMVVRDRVGASLPSAGVGCAFSRPALAAAARENGGRPFRPQAKTEDYELGISLGLKGFPAAMVRIRASRSDPRCVATRGYFPNRFRDAVLQRSRWLLGITLASWRRFGWSGRLVDRYMLLRDRKALPCAFLNALALGLLIQLSLLWLCARMFGWQGYALLVEPGGLTERLLAINLGILGWRMLMRAVFTGRDHGLREGLQSAPRFLFAIIIQVAAAARAVCDDLREWLTGKPTDWRKTIHFYPAE; this comes from the coding sequence ATGGCCACGCTCCTGATGGATGCCATTGCCGTATACCTTGCGTTTTTCAAACAGCTGCTCCCTCTCGTCGCCATCTGCATCTTCCTGTGCAACCTGGATGAGTTGGTCATCGATGGGCTCTACCTGCGCCTCCGGCTGTCCGAGTGGCTGGGCAGGGGTCATCGCCAGCGCCTCACCGCCGAGGATCTGGTCACGCCGGACGCAGGCTGGATCGCCATTTTCGTGCCTGCGCTGCGCGAGGCGAACGTCATCGGCCACATGCTGCGCCGCGCGCTGCGAACGCTCGACTACCCCCGCTACCGCATCCTCGTAGGCACCTATCCGGACGATCCGGCCACCCAGGCCGCCGTGCGGGCCGTGGCGGCGGAGGATGACCGGGTCATCTGCATCGTGGGCGACAAGCCGAGCAAGGGCAGCAGCAAGGGCGCCAATCTGAACGTCCTTTACGACGCCATGCTCGCGCTGGAGCGCGCGGGGCATCCGCCGTTCAAGGCCGTGGCGCTGCACGATGCGGAGGACGTGGTGCACCGCATGGAGCTTCATGTCTTCAACCGGTTCGTTCCGGAGAAGGCGCTGGTGCAGCTGCCGGTGGTGCCGTTGGCGCACACGGGCATTCGCTGGTGGGGCCACACCTATCTTGATGAGTTCGCCGAGGCCCACGCGCGCGACATGGTGGTGCGCGACCGGGTTGGCGCGAGCCTGCCGAGCGCGGGCGTGGGCTGCGCCTTCTCCCGCCCGGCGCTGGCGGCAGCGGCGCGGGAGAATGGCGGCCGCCCCTTTCGCCCGCAGGCCAAGACGGAGGACTATGAGCTTGGCATCAGCCTGGGGCTGAAGGGCTTCCCCGCCGCCATGGTCCGCATCCGCGCCTCGCGCAGCGACCCCCGGTGCGTTGCCACCCGCGGCTATTTCCCCAACCGCTTTCGCGATGCCGTTCTCCAGCGCAGCCGCTGGCTGCTGGGCATCACGCTCGCCAGCTGGCGGCGCTTCGGCTGGTCCGGCCGTCTGGTTGACCGCTACATGCTGCTGCGCGACCGCAAGGCGCTGCCCTGCGCCTTTCTCAACGCCCTTGCCCTTGGCTTGCTCATCCAGCTGAGCCTCCTGTGGCTGTGCGCCCGAATGTTCGGCTGGCAGGGCTATGCGCTGCTGGTGGAGCCCGGCGGCCTGACGGAGCGCCTGCTTGCCATCAACCTCGGCATTCTTGGCTGGCGAATGCTGATGCGGGCGGTCTTCACCGGCCGGGACCACGGATTGCGCGAGGGCTTGCAGTCCGCGCCCCGTTTCCTCTTTGCCATCATCATTCAAGTGGCCGCCGCCGCCCGGGCCGTTTGCGACGACCTGCGGGAGTGGTTGACCGGCAAGCCGACAGACTGGCGCAAGACCATCCACTTTTACCCGGCGGAGTGA
- a CDS encoding thymidylate synthase gives MSSHPEMQYLDLLRRLLEEGDCRMDRTGVGTRSLFGEVLRFDLAQGLPLLTTKQVFWKPAVKEMLWFLTGDTNIRPLVAQNVKIWTDWPLAKYRRETGEEISQTDFEKRIVEDEAFAKEWGDLGPVYGKQWRRWQGPDGREHDQIKTLIRDIRANPASRRLLFTGWNVAELEGMALPPCHMTYQFHVSSAQNGARPRLSCALYQRSADIFLGVPFNLFEAALLTHMIAQQCDLSVGNLVWFGGDVHLYSNAEDQAREQMRREPRPFPQLKILRRPDSIDGYAFEDFAVEGYDPHPPLRAAVAV, from the coding sequence ATGAGTTCTCATCCCGAAATGCAGTATCTCGACCTTCTGCGGCGGCTGCTGGAAGAGGGCGACTGCCGCATGGACCGCACGGGGGTCGGCACCCGCAGCCTGTTCGGCGAGGTGCTGCGGTTCGACCTCGCGCAGGGCCTGCCGCTGCTCACCACCAAGCAGGTGTTCTGGAAGCCCGCCGTCAAGGAGATGCTGTGGTTCCTGACCGGGGACACCAACATCCGCCCGCTGGTCGCGCAGAATGTGAAGATCTGGACCGATTGGCCGCTGGCCAAGTACCGCCGCGAGACGGGCGAGGAGATTTCCCAGACCGATTTCGAGAAGCGCATCGTTGAGGACGAGGCGTTCGCGAAAGAGTGGGGAGACCTTGGTCCGGTGTACGGCAAGCAATGGCGGCGCTGGCAGGGGCCGGACGGGCGCGAGCACGACCAGATCAAGACGCTGATCCGCGATATTCGCGCCAACCCGGCCAGCCGCCGGCTGCTGTTCACCGGCTGGAACGTTGCCGAACTCGAAGGCATGGCCCTGCCGCCCTGCCACATGACCTACCAGTTTCACGTCAGCAGCGCGCAGAACGGCGCGCGGCCGCGCCTCAGCTGCGCGCTTTATCAGCGCTCGGCGGACATCTTCCTCGGCGTGCCGTTCAACCTGTTCGAGGCGGCGCTCCTCACCCACATGATCGCCCAGCAGTGCGACCTCAGCGTGGGCAACCTCGTGTGGTTCGGCGGGGATGTGCACCTCTACAGCAACGCGGAGGACCAGGCGCGCGAGCAGATGCGCCGCGAGCCCCGCCCGTTCCCGCAGCTGAAAATCCTGCGCCGCCCGGACAGCATCGACGGCTACGCCTTCGAGGACTTCGCGGTGGAAGGCTATGACCCCCACCCGCCGCTGCGCGCCGCCGTGGCGGTGTGA
- a CDS encoding PadR family transcriptional regulator: MHPFHHFRRFAFGHPHGGRHGGGPFGGHEGGPGGRHGGGRRRVFNANELRLILLKLIEDQPRHGYDLIREIETRSSGAYAPSPGVVYPAMSLMIDMGLARGQETDDARRQLAITDAGRAFLAEHAEDVAALQSRLQALAEVGQRTDSGPVRRAMHNLKAVLQDRLSQPDVDREKLLKAAALIDEAASQIERL, from the coding sequence ATGCACCCCTTCCATCATTTCCGTCGCTTCGCCTTCGGCCATCCGCACGGCGGGCGTCACGGCGGCGGTCCCTTCGGCGGCCATGAAGGCGGCCCCGGCGGGCGTCACGGCGGCGGCCGCAGGCGCGTTTTCAACGCCAACGAGCTGCGCCTGATCCTGCTCAAGCTCATCGAGGACCAACCCCGCCACGGCTATGACCTCATCCGCGAGATCGAAACCCGCTCCTCCGGCGCCTATGCCCCCAGCCCCGGCGTGGTCTACCCCGCCATGTCGCTGATGATCGACATGGGCCTCGCCCGCGGGCAGGAAACCGACGATGCCCGCCGCCAGCTGGCGATCACCGACGCCGGGCGCGCCTTCCTTGCCGAGCATGCCGAGGATGTGGCGGCGCTGCAAAGCCGGCTCCAGGCCCTGGCGGAAGTCGGCCAGCGCACCGACTCCGGCCCCGTGCGCCGCGCCATGCACAACCTGAAGGCCGTGCTTCAGGATCGCCTGTCCCAGCCGGACGTGGACCGGGAAAAACTGCTGAAGGCGGCCGCCCTCATCGATGAGGCCGCCAGCCAGATTGAAAGACTCTGA
- a CDS encoding DUF2218 domain-containing protein, producing the protein MTQPAEQAAAPVRQTGRAATANGGKYIRQLCKHWSHKFQVEEGENSGTVHLPVAVARMSASDGQLTVTLETGDAATLERMKTVVAEHLDRFAFREAPLPFTWSAE; encoded by the coding sequence ATGACCCAACCCGCAGAACAGGCCGCCGCCCCGGTTCGGCAGACCGGCCGGGCTGCCACCGCCAACGGCGGCAAGTACATTCGCCAGCTGTGCAAGCACTGGAGCCATAAGTTCCAGGTGGAAGAGGGCGAGAACAGCGGCACCGTCCACCTGCCCGTCGCCGTTGCCCGCATGTCGGCCAGCGACGGCCAGCTCACCGTCACGCTGGAAACGGGCGACGCCGCCACGCTGGAGCGCATGAAAACCGTGGTCGCAGAACACCTCGATCGCTTCGCCTTCCGCGAAGCCCCGCTGCCCTTCACCTGGTCAGCCGAGTAA